The genome window ATTCACAATCAGTAACACTTTATCACGGTAGTCGGACATTTCAACTTCTTGACCGCGAAGGGTATTCACTTTGTAATCGTAGACTGTCATCTCAATCGCCTCCATGATATCATCTGATACCTTTCATTATATTGGTTACAATTAAATAATGCAAAACTAATATGGTGTTAAAAGAATCAAAACTGGCAAGTTGTGCAGAATGCGTGAATGAATTACGAAGTGATTTACGCCAGAGTGAGAATTAGATAGCCTTGACGAGGTGGATAGCGTATAACCTTATTGTAAGCGTTATTATATATGAATAATGGCGAAAATCTGCCGATTCGGTGATCTGTCCGGACTTTACACCGTCATGGCACGGGTGTATGATTCATATCGTAATTTCAATTTAAACTAAATTGTACCTGAAAAACGAAACAAACGATAATATCGCTCAATCTTAACTTAAGATATACGAACGATGTTTTAATCGCTGAGTTTCCATTCATTCATGAGTGGGAAACGGGGGAACCAACGGAATGCGCTGTCCAGGACAGTAGGCATTCATGGGGTGAATTTTCCGGTGACAGCCGGAAATAGGGCGACTCTCGCGCCCGAATCCGTCAGCTAACCTCGTAAGCGTTAAAGGGAGAGGCAACAAGCCGTACGCTGGTTCATGGCGTTTTCGCCATGGATTCTTTAAGAAGCGTTCGGGAGGCCTTGGTCCCCCACGCTTCTTTTTTGTTGTCTTTTCACGCCAAGGGAGGAACGAATGATGGATACTGAGATGATCTTAGTGACTGCTCCTAATGAAGCAGGACGCAAATTTATCAAATTGCTGATGTACAAAAAAATGCCGTTTGCCGTTCTAACCAACAGTGCAGGGGAAGAGCGCAGACTCCGTAGAATCGGAGTAGAACATGTCATTCGCATGAATACGGCTGCAGCTCAAAAATGGTTTTTGCCGCAGGCAAGCGTTGGCAACGTGTTTATTTTCGAGAACAGTCTGAATCTGACCTGTCGTTATTTACAGATCTGTCGATCGTGGACATCGAAATCCCTATGCGTCATTACGGAGCAAAGCCATCCGAAGGGGATCTATCGGGGAATGGGTGCAGACCGGATTGTATATTCACTCAATGGGGAAGTCGGCTTTCTCCTCAATGGGTAATGTCATAGCTTGAGATTGCTCAGGTGTAAGGTGCCTGTTATAATTGAATGTATCGATAAACGGAAATTTGAGGAGACTCGTGCATGATGGTGAGTCTTCTTTTTTATGGTTTTAAAGGTAGTTCAAAAAGTCCGCTTTTGATTACGAAGGATGCCTAGCGGCATCATCAGCATCGAATATGAAATTCAGCCGAAATGTCCGTTGCTCACGTAGTTTTCCCTACGCTCCGCTACTCCATTTCTAGCTTCATTCCATCTTCTCGATACTGAAAACCAGACTTTTTGAACACGAACTTTTAGATTGCCTGTGGCTTACAAGGAGGAATTGGCGTGCCGGATGTGGGTGGATTAAAGTGGTTGTTTTTTGATGTTGGAGATACGCTGGTGGATGAATGGGAGCCGGTTGATGATATTATCGGACAGTTCGTTCGCGAAGCCTGTGCTTTGGGGTATCCGGTGAAGATTGAGGCGGTACGTGAACTGTTCGCGAACTGTTATCAGAAATATGAACAATGGCCCATGAGAGTGGCGATTCGCACATTCATTGAAGATGAGGGACATCAGAAACAGATTCAGGACAAGCTGAAGTTTAAAAAAGATCTTGAACGACCTTTTCCTTCAGCGGATTCCGTACTTCAGCAGTTGTCGCGGTATTATCGCATTGGCATTATCGCCAATCAGAGTCCTGGAACGGAAGAAAGACTGGAGAGTTACGGACTGCGAAAGTATGTTGATGTTCTGGCATGCTCGGCTGAAGAAGGGGTGTCCAAGCCAGATCCAGAGCTGTACGCTGTAGCCCTGAAACAGGCGGGTTGTGCACCGGAGGAAGCCGTCATGATCGGGGATCGGATTGATAACGATATCATTCCTGCCCGGAAGCTGGGCATGCGTACGATTCGAATTATGCAGGGGTACGGAAGATTCCAGCCAGACCGATCGGATGACGAACGCGCGGATTGGACTGTGGATTCATTGGATGAACTCCTGCCTTTACTGGTGCCGGATCAGGAATAGATGATTATTTGTTAGAGCTCGGAGTTTTACTACAAAAGAAACACCTCGCTGTACTGCAATAATAAAGGCTGATCAACTTGGTATTGAATACCGGAGTTGATCAGCCTTTTTGATGTTTAGTCGATAAGACGAGATTAGAATAACCGGATCGTCTGAATGATCAGATATACATTCAGCACAACGATAATTGCGGCAATGACCCATGAGATGATTTTGAGCCACAATTTGTTAGCGAATGCACCCATGCTTTTTTTATCACTCGTGAACATGACCAGAGGGATTACCGCAAAAGGTAATTGAAGAGAAAGTACAACCTGACTCAAAATGAGCAGTTCTTCTGTGCCGTGTTCTCCTGCAATTGCTGTGACAATTACTGCCGGGATGATGGCGATCAGACGTGTGACCAGTCTGCGCAGCCAAGCCGGAATCCGAATGTTGAGGAAACCTTCCATAACAATCTGCCCTGCGAGTGTACCTGTAAGGGTAGAATTCTGGCCTGATGCTAACAGCGCCACACCGAACAGGATACTTGCGATTGTAGTCCCTAATAGGGGTGTGAGCAAGTGGTAGGCATCGGAGATCTCGGCAACCTGCGTCATGCCGGCACTATGGAATACAGCAGCTGATACAATCAGGATGGCCGCATTGATGAACAAGGCGAGTGTTAGCGCGATTGTAGAGTCCATGGTCGAATAACGAATCGCTTCTTTTTTGCCCTGTGGTGTCTGTTCGATCTGACGCGTCTGCACAATGGAAGAATGCAGATACAGATTATGCGGCATCACGGTTGCTCCTATAATACCAATGGCAATATAGAGCATGGCAGGGTTCTGCAGGATCTCCACATTTGGGACAAAACCATGGAGAACACCGCCCATATCCGGTTTTGCCAGGAACAGGTCAATCCCGAAGCAGAGGGCAATGGTGGCCATCAGCACGATGACGAGTGTTTCCAAGGCGCGGAAGCCTTTATTTTGCAGTACAAGAATCAGGAGTACATCAACAGCGGTGATGATAACTCCGTACAACATGGGGATGTTAAATAAGAGCTTTAATGCGATGGCAGAACCGATGACCTCAGCCAGATCGGTAGCTGCAATGGCCAGTTCACACAGAATCCATAACATGACGACAACAGGCATGCTGAAGCGTTCGCGGCAGGCTTGGGCCAGATCCCGTCCAGTGACGATGCCAAGCTTTCCTGCCAACGATTGAAGTACAACGGCCATCATGTTTGAGAGCAGGATGACGGATAACAAAGTATACCCGAACTGCGATCCGCCTGCGATATCTGTTGCCCAGTTGCCGGGGTCCATGTAACCTACGGCCACGAGATACCCTGGCCCTACAAAAGCGAGAAATTTCTTCCACCATGCCGCATTCTGCGGTACTTTCATGGAACTATGTGCTTCTCCGAGTGAAGGGGCTATGCCTGCAGTAGACAATGATTCACTTGAAGGAGCGTTGAATGGATTTTTTTTACTCATACGTTTATCACCTGACTCTTTGGAATAGTGATGCGGGACGAACCGCTCAAGATATATCTAAATTTTTATGTTTATTGTTACATTGTACTCCTTCAATAATTTTTGTCTAGTGCAACTTTTATGTATTAACACAAAAATTATGTTCTAATTTGAAAATGCTCTTTTGTATATTACCCAACCCCGAAAAAAATACAGATATGTGGATAAGATGCATGAAAATAATAAAGATGTAAAAGCTGATAAAGATATAAAATGCGTTTCAAATTGAGCCAGAAGTTTAAATTGAATTGAAGGCATTTAAAACTATATGGATAAGGGAGAGATTCTTAATGGAAGCTTTATATACAGCAGTAGCGACAGTTAAAGGTGGACGTACAGGTTCGGTGACATCTTCGGATGGCATGCTTAAACATGATCTGAAAATGCCCAAAGAGCTTGGAGGTTCCGGTGGTGAAGGTACCAACCCTGAACAGCTCTTCGCCGCTGGATATGGAGCATGTTATGAAAGTGCCCTTGCCAATGTAGCACGCAAAGCAGGCGTGAAATTGGAGGATGTGGTCGTTACAAGTAACGTATCCATTGGTAAAGACCCTGCGGATGACGGTTTCCAGTTATCTGTTCGTTTGGACGTGAGTATGCCTGG of Paenibacillus sp. FSL R5-0517 contains these proteins:
- a CDS encoding HAD family hydrolase, coding for MPDVGGLKWLFFDVGDTLVDEWEPVDDIIGQFVREACALGYPVKIEAVRELFANCYQKYEQWPMRVAIRTFIEDEGHQKQIQDKLKFKKDLERPFPSADSVLQQLSRYYRIGIIANQSPGTEERLESYGLRKYVDVLACSAEEGVSKPDPELYAVALKQAGCAPEEAVMIGDRIDNDIIPARKLGMRTIRIMQGYGRFQPDRSDDERADWTVDSLDELLPLLVPDQE
- a CDS encoding organic hydroperoxide resistance protein; its protein translation is MEALYTAVATVKGGRTGSVTSSDGMLKHDLKMPKELGGSGGEGTNPEQLFAAGYGACYESALANVARKAGVKLEDVVVTSNVSIGKDPADDGFQLSVRLDVSMPGVDHSQAEELARKAHDFCPYSKATRGNIDVVLNVV
- a CDS encoding Nramp family divalent metal transporter, translated to MSKKNPFNAPSSESLSTAGIAPSLGEAHSSMKVPQNAAWWKKFLAFVGPGYLVAVGYMDPGNWATDIAGGSQFGYTLLSVILLSNMMAVVLQSLAGKLGIVTGRDLAQACRERFSMPVVVMLWILCELAIAATDLAEVIGSAIALKLLFNIPMLYGVIITAVDVLLILVLQNKGFRALETLVIVLMATIALCFGIDLFLAKPDMGGVLHGFVPNVEILQNPAMLYIAIGIIGATVMPHNLYLHSSIVQTRQIEQTPQGKKEAIRYSTMDSTIALTLALFINAAILIVSAAVFHSAGMTQVAEISDAYHLLTPLLGTTIASILFGVALLASGQNSTLTGTLAGQIVMEGFLNIRIPAWLRRLVTRLIAIIPAVIVTAIAGEHGTEELLILSQVVLSLQLPFAVIPLVMFTSDKKSMGAFANKLWLKIISWVIAAIIVVLNVYLIIQTIRLF